A stretch of DNA from Acidobacteriota bacterium:
GTTGCGCATTCGTGATCTGGCTGGGGTAAAAGTCGTGCAACAGGCGGTGCAGTTTCCAGCCAAAGCCAATGAACTCAATGGCAAACTTGTTGAAGTCAATGGCTTTATGGTGCCGCTTGGGCTGGGCGGCAACAAGCTCAAGCGATTTGTGCTGATTGAAGTTCCGCTCTCGTGTTGTTTTGCCGATGGTCCGGGAATTGATGGGATGCTCTATGTCACGCTGGCGCCAGGGAAAGAACTCGATACCGCCAGCGACTTTCCGATTTCGGTGGTTGGGAAATTTGA
This window harbors:
- a CDS encoding DUF3299 domain-containing protein; amino-acid sequence: MATRSRWMIFGMALGMALGFNLAPMTTISPAMVNAAPVVAGATPLRIRDLAGVKVVQQAVQFPAKANELNGKLVEVNGFMVPLGLGGNKLKRFVLIEVPLSCCFADGPGIDGMLYVTLAPGKELDTASDFPISVVGKFEAGVVRNQYGQVESVYRITGASARKLVQ